A section of the Rattus norvegicus strain BN/NHsdMcwi chromosome 15, GRCr8, whole genome shotgun sequence genome encodes:
- the Mcpt3 gene encoding mast cell protease 3 precursor — protein MQALLFLMALLLPSGAGAEEIIGGVESIPHSRPYMALLKIVTEEGHVTFCGGFLISHLFVMTAAHCRGKEITVILGAHDMSKRESTQQKIKVEKQIFYPKYNFFSNFHDIMLLKLEEKAVLTPTVNVIPLPQSSDFIKPGKMCWAAGWGRTGVTEPTSDTLREVKLRIMEKKACWYFWHYDNRFQICVGSPEMLKLTYKEDSGGPLVCAGVAHGIVSHGRGRGKPPIIFTRISSYVPWIDTVIKGN, from the exons ATGCAGGCCCTACTATTCCTGATGGCTCTTCTCTTGccttctggagctggagctg AGGAGATTATCGGTGGTGTGGAGTCTATTCCTCACTCCCGCCCTTACATGGCCCTTCTGAAGATCGTCACTGAAGAAGGTCATGTGACCTTCTGTGGTGGGTTTCTCATAAGCCATCTATTTGTGATGACTGCTGCACACTGCAGAGGAAA AGAAATTACTGTCATCCTTGGAGCTCATGACATGAGCAAGAGAGAATCCACACAGCAAAAGATAAAAGTTGAAAAGCAAATCTTTTATCCAAAGtacaattttttttccaatttccatGACATCATGTTACTGAAg CTTGAAGAGAAAGCAGTGTTGACTCCTACTGTGAATgtaattcccctgcctcagtccTCTGACTTTATCAAGCCTGGGAAAATGTGCTGGGCAGCTGGTTGGGGACGAACTGGAGTGACAGAACCGACCTCAGATACACTGAGGGAGGTGAAACTGAGAATCATGGAAAAGAAGGCATGTTGGTACTTTTGGCATTATGACAATAGATTCCAGATCTGCGTGGGGAGTCCTGAAATGTTGAAATTAACATACAAG GAAGACTCTGGAGGACCTCTAGTGTGTGCTGGAGTAGCCCATGGTATTGTATCTCATGGCCGTGGAAGAGGGAAGCCCCCTATAATCTTCACCCGAATCTCCTCATATGTGCCTTGGATTGATACAGTTATCAAAGGAAATTAG